CGTGCTCGACCTCCAGCAGGTCGTGGACCGCGTCGATCACCTCCTGAAACAGCGCGTCCCGGTCGAGCGCGACGTCTAGCGCCCGCAGCGCCCGGTTGAGCAGCGCCAGTTCCCGCCGGTCCGCGACGGTCGCCGCTTCCGCGGTGCGGGCGTCCGGTGACCCGGTGGGCACGGGATGCACGTTGACCTCGTTCTGACCGGTCACAGCGTCATTCAATGGCGGAGGACTGGTGGAGTGGGCCGTCATGAACGAGCTCACGGTAGAGCAGCTCTTCTGTCAGGCCCCTTTCCGCGAGCGGCGACGATGTGAGAAGTCCCGCGTTTGTGTCGCCTTCCCCCGGACAGGACAGCTCGGCCTTGAGCCACCCCCCATGAACTCCGGTTCACGTGATTCCTGTGGCCTGTGAAGGTGGCGTCGGCATGCTGGGAGCACCCACACAGGAGGACGTATGACCCAACTGAAGAACCTTCAGGACCTGTACCTCGAACAGCTCAAGGATCTGTACTCCGCCGAAACCCAGCTCGTCGAGGCCCTGCCCAAGATGGAGCAGGCGGCCACCGACCCCAAACTCAAGGACGGCTTCCGCACGCACCTGGAACAGACCCGCCAGCACGTCAGCCGCCTGGAAAGTGTGTTCGCGGACCTGGGTGAGCAGCCCGGCGGACACACCTGCAAGGCCATGAAAGGCCTGATCGCCGAGGGCAGCGAGATGATCGAACAGCAGGCCGCCGACGCCGTGAAGGACGCCGGCCTGATCGCGTGCGCGCAGCGGGTGGAACACTACGAAATCGCTGGGTACGGCACCGTCGCGCGCTACGCCGAGGTGCTCGGCAAGTCACAGCATGTGGAAACCCTGCGTATGACCGAGAGCGAGGAGAAGAAAACCGACGCCCTCCTCACGGACCTCGCCGGCACGATCAACACTTCGGCGCTCAACGCCTGACGCGCGAGCCTTCGGCAGAGCGTCATTTAAACCAGCTGGGAGATTGCCTCCACACGGCGCATGACGTTGTGTCAGCAGGTACAGCCTCGCGCTGTGCCTGAACACTTCGGTACGTCGTCATCGCCACCACTAAACACACTGCCAGCCGACGTGACGTCACAGTCCGCCTCACTCCAGACGCCTGGGGTGGGGCGTCATGCTGTCCACATGGCATCTCGTGTCAAGGCTGTCCCCATCCCCGATTGGGACGGGCTGAATCCGACGATTACACCAGAACAGCTTGGTGTCGATCATCTCCAGGCGAATGCCTGCGGGGGTATTCGACGGCGGCGTGAAAAAGCCCCTCCCCGGATCAGACCCACGCCCCGGCCACGTTCCCATCAGACGTACCCCGATCACCGCTTCACAGACGACGATCTTTATCCCATTGGACTTGAGTCCGACGCTGGCTCTACTCCCAGAACGTTGATGCGGCATGTACCCTCGCGCCGAGGCGACTGAGGACACGGGCAAGATCCGGCGAAGGCTCACCCGGCTTCACGCCCCGATCGCCGGACCCGCGCCGCGCATAGATCAAGATTGTCTCAATTACACGGCCGTGGAGGTGGTTCGGCACGGCCGGGCTATCCTTCGGCGTGTTGACTTATCGCGTCGCTCCCCGCGCCGGAACGCGGGCCTCCACTGGCCGAGCCTGGGCATGAGCGCCCGGCCCGCCGTGCCACCACCGCCGCTCGTCACACTCAGCGAGGCGACCGATACCCCGATGCTGCTGATCGGCCGGGATGGTCACGTGTGGCACGCGAACGCGGCGGCCGGGCGGGCACTGGTGACGGACCCACAGACCCTGCACGGCCGGCCGCTGCACCGCGTGCTGCCCGGCCTGGACCTCGTGGAGGGCGCGGGCGTGGTGCCCGGCCCCGTGTCATGGACCGATCCCGTGGGTGGCGCGTCCGTGAACGCGACGGTGGTGCAGCTGGACGGCTGGAGCGCCGTGACGTGGCGCGACTCGGCGTACGACACGCTGCTCGCCGCGACGTGGGCCAGCGAGGCGCGGTACCGGGCTCTGACCGAGGCGACCCGCCAGTACGTGTGGACCAACTCCCCGGAAGGCGAGATGCGCGGCGAGCAGCCCGGCTGGGCCGCCCTCACTGGTCAGTCACCGGCGGAATACCAGGGCTTCGGATGGTCGGACCGGGTGCATCCGGACGACCGCGACCACGCCGTGAGAGCGTGGAACGACGCCGTGGCCCGCCGGGACCGGTACGAGGTCGAGCAGCGCGTGCAGGTGGGCGACGGCACCTACCGCCACTTTCTGGTGTGCGGGGTGCCGCTGCTGCACGACGACGGACGTATCCGCGAGTGGGTGGGGTTGCACAGCGACGTGACCGAACTGCGGCGGGCCGAGCAGGAACTGCGCCGCTGGAACGAGGACCTCGACCGGCGCGTCGCGGACAGCACCCGGGCGCTGCGCGAGGCGAACGCCGAACTGGACGCCTTCAGCTACAGCGTCTCGCACGACCTGCGCGCGCCGGTGCGCCACGTGCTCGGCTTCACGCAACTGTTGCGCCGCAGGGCACAGGATAAGCTCGACCCGGCCGAACAGACCCTGCTCGGCCGGGTGGAGACGGCCGCGCAGCACATGGGCAGCCTGATCGACGGTCTACTCTCCTTTGCCAAGCTCTCGCAGGCGCCGCTCAAGACGGCAGAGGTGCCGCTCGACCAGCTGGTGGACGAGGTGCGCACCGCGCTGCATCCCGAGCACGAGGACCGCGACGTGGAGTGGCAGGTCGCGCCGCTTCCCGCCGTGCGCGGCGACCGGCAACTCCTGAAGTTCGCCCTGATCAATGTGCTGTCCAACGCGCTGAAATACACCTCGACCCGCAACGTGGCCCGGATCGAGGTGGGCGCCACGCAGCACGACGGCGCCGTCACGCTGTGGGTCCGGGACAATGGCGTGGGCTTCGACGAGCGCTACGCCGACCAACTCTTCCGGGTGTTCCAGCGCCTGCACCACGCTGACGAGTTCGAGGGCCTCGGCATCGGGCTGGCGACCGTGGCGCGGATCGTGACGCGCCATGGCGGCCGGGTATGGGCCGAGGGGGCCGTAGACCGGGGCGCGACCTTCTACCTGGGCCTGCCGGGCGCGTGAGCTCGCCGCACCACGGCTGACCCTGGCTGTCACACTCGGTCCATGCTGCTCGTCCTGCACGCCGCGGTGACGTGGGTCCTGGTGGGGCTCATCCTGACGATCCAGGTCGTCCATTACCCCCTGTTCGCGCGGGTCGGAGCGGCCGGGTACGCCGAGTATCAGCGCGAGCATGTCACACGCATCACGTGGCTGGTCGCGCCGCTGATGCTGGCCGAACTCGCCACCGGGGCCGCCCTGGCGTTGCGGCCCCCTCCTACCGTGCCTGCCGCGTCCGCCGCGCTGGGACTGGCACTGATCGTCATGATCTGGCTCTCGACCGCCGCGGTGCAGGCGCCGGTTCACGGACGGCTCTCCCACGGCTTCGATGCGGCCCTGCACACGCGCCTGGTCACGTCCAACTGGGCGCGCACCGTGCTCTGGCTGGCGCGGGGCGTGCTGGTGGGCTGGTGGCTGTCTGTGGCCCTGACGTGAGGCCGGTCCGGAGCACGGGTGTGCGGCCTTCCTGCCGCCTGGACATGGACACGCGGGTTCAGCCCCAGCCGACCCTGTCTGCTGTCGCCTGCAATAGACGCGCCGCCCGCAGCAACTGACGTGACAAATCCCACGTCGCTCTGCACGATTTTGCCGTCTCAGACGAATTTTGCACGTTCATAGTTTCGTCAGAGTGACGCTTCCAAGATGGAGGTATGGCCACCACCTTTCCTCCATCTCCCCGCCATGACCGTCGCCATGTACGTTAACCACTTCCACGCCAATCCGTTCGGGCTGCTGCGGGACCAGCTGCGGTTCGCGCTCGGCCTGACCGACGCGGCCGGCGCGCTGGTCAGCAGCGTGGTCGTCGGGGCGGTGCTTCAGCCGGCGGACTTCACGATCAACACCGGCCTGTGGTGCATGTCCGCCGGCCTGGCGTGGACGCTGACGAAGGCGCCGGCGCACATCATTCCTCTGGAGCCGTACTCGCGCGCCCTGAGGGTGCCGGTCCTCGCGGCGGCCGTGTTCACGCTGCTACACGTGATCACCGGCACGCCAATCACACTGGGCTTCACGTGCGGGCTCGCCGCGCTGTGGTCCGTGTGCATGATGCTGGCCCGCGTGTTCTACCGGCGACAGAGTCCGCCACTGCTGGTCGGCGTGCTGCCCGGCGCGGAGGCGTCCGTGGTGGAGCACGACCTGATCCGCTACGTGCCGCTGGACCGGGCCACGGACACCAGCCTGAACACCATTGACGCGCTGCTGCTCGAGCCGTCGCGCCTGCCGGACAGGGGGTGGATGGAGGTCATGATGCACGCCCAGGCCAGCGGCATGCACGTGTGGATGCCGGCCACCCTGCTGGAGGAGCTGAGGGGGCGCGTGTCGCTGGAGTACCTGAACAGCGGGCAGATGACGCGCCGGCAGTTCGTTGCGCCGTACGCGCCACTCAAGCGCATCCTGGACGTGGCGGCGGTGGCGCTGCTCAGCCCACTGCTGCTGCCGATCATGGCCGCCGTGGCGCTGGTGGTGCTGCTGGACGCCGGGCGGCCGGTGCTGTTCTGGCAGACACGCGTGGGGCAGAACGGCGCGCCCTTCCGCATCGCCAAATTCCGCACCATGCGCCCGGACTCGGAGCGGCACGGTCAGGTCTTCGCCACGGCCGGGGACGCCCGCATCACGCGGGTGGGCCGCTTCCTGCGCAAGTTCCGCCTGGACGAACTGCCGCAGTTCTGGAACGTGCTGCGCGGCGAGATGAGCATCATCGGGCCGCGGCCCGAACAGCAGGCGTTCGTGGAGCAGTTCAACGAGAAGCTCCACCTGTACCCGGTGCGGCACTGGGTCAAGCCGGGCATCACCGGCTGGGCCCAGGTCACGCAGGGATACGCGGCGGACGCCGACGAGACCTACCTGAAGCTGCGCTACGACGTGTACTACATCAAGCATTTCTCCTTCTGGCTGGACGCCCGCATCGTCGCGAGAACGCTGTGGACGATGGCCACCGGCTTCGGCGCGCGGTGAGGCCGTGAGTCACGCCGTCGCCCACGCGGGCCGGGCGCTGGGCCGCCACGCGCGCCGCCCGCTGACACAGGCCGTGCTGGGCACGGTGCTCGGCCAGGGGCTGACGCTGCTGGCCACGCCGCTGCTGGCCCGGCTGTACTCACCCGCCGCGATCGGCGCGTACGTGGCGGTGTTGTCGCTGTGCCTGATCCTCGCGAGCGTCGCGTCCCTGAAGTTCGACGTGGCCGTGCAGCGCGCCGCGCCGCAGGACCTGCCGGCCACCGTCGCGGCGGCCCTGGGCAACACGGCCGCCGCGACCGCTGTGGCCACCGCCGCGGCGTGGGCACTGCGGGGGCCGCTGCACCTGGAGCAGCTGTGGTGGCTGGTGCCGGGGTACTGCATGGTCATGGCGGGACAGCAGGTCGTGACGGCCGTGCTGCTGCGCGAGCAGGACCACCGCGCCATCAGCTCGAACCGCGTGGCGGTGGCCGCGCTGATCGTCGCCGCGCAGGTGGGTGTGGGGCACGCCGCGCCGACCGCTGCCGGGCTGATCGTGGCGGACGTCGTGGCGCGGGCGCTCGCGCTGGGCTTCGCGCTGCGGCAGGCGGGCGCGCACGCCGGGTGGCGGCCGGCCGGTCTGGGCAGCTACGCCCGGATCTTCCGGCAGGACCGGGCGCTGGTGTGGTTCGCCACGCCCGCCGCCCTGCTGAACAGCGCCGTGGTGTACGCCCTGCCGGTGCTGCTCAGCGTGGCGTACCCGGCGTCGCAGGTCGGGTACGTGACCATGACCCAGAAGGTCCTGGGGCTGCCGCTGGCGCTGGTCGGCCAGGCAGTGGGGCAGGTGTTCACCGCCCAGCTGCTGCGACCCTCGGCCGAGCCCGGGCACGCGCACCGGCTGTTCGTGCGGCAGCTGCGGGTGCTGGGCGCGCTGGCGGTGCTGCTCGTGGCACTCATTCCGGTCGCCCCGGCACTGTTCACGGCGCTGCTGGGCCCCGCGTGGGCGCCCGCCGGGCAGGTCTACGCGGCGCTGGCGTGCGGATACGCGGCGCAGTTGCTGGTCAACCCGGTGTCGCAGGCCCTGAACCTCTACCGTGGCGAGCGCACCCAGCTGCTGTGGGACGGCGGCCGGCTGCTGCTGATCGCGGCGGTGTTCGCGGGGGCCGCGTGGATGCACGCGCCGCTGATGCACGTGCTGACGGCGTACACGGTGGTCATGACCGTGTCGTACGTGGTGCTGCTGCGGGTAATCGACCGCGTGCTGCGTGGGGCCCGCCCGTGACCGCCGAGGCCCGCCCCGCCCGCACGGACCTCGTGGTGATGTACGGCCTCGTCATCATGCAGGTGCTGTTCTACTTCGATGCGAGCGCGCTGCTCCCATTCATGAACGACGGCGTCAAGAACGCGGTCTCGATTGTCCTGCTGGCCGTGGTGGCGGTGCTGTCGCTGCTCCGCGCACAGAGCGGCTCACCGCTGCGCTTCGACCTGCGGCTGCTGCCGGTGCTGGGCTTCGTGCTGGCGTATGTGGTGGCGCTGGTCTTCACGCCGTACACCGATCTGCCGCAGTTCTACGCCGGCAAGATCAGCAAGCTGCTGCTGATCAGCGTGCCGTCCATCCTGGCGCTCAACTATGTCCGCTGGACCCCTGCGCTGGCCGGGCGGACCTTCGGGTTTTTCAACGCGATGCTGCTGGTGGTGCTGGCGGACGGATCGTACCAGCTGCTGCGCGGCGCCAGCTACGTGTCGCGCGACGAGTCGTTCGGGATCGACCCCATCAGCCTGGGGCGCGCAGCGGGCTTCTGCACGCTGTACGCGCTGGTCAAGATGGCCACCACGTCCGACATGCGCCGCCGGCACGCCGCGATGTACGTGCCCGCGCTGATGTTCTGCGGCAGCGTGATGTTCGCGTCGGGGTCGCGCGGTCCGCTGATCGCGCTGGCCGTGGCGTTCTTCAGCAGCGCGGTGCTGATCCGCACGGTGCGCTACCGCCTCCGGGTGCTGAGCTTCGCGGCGCTGGCCCTGCTGCTGGGCGTCGTCGGCGTGAGCTACCTGCTCCAGAACGACGTGGCCTCCACCGGGCGGGTGCTGTCGTTCCTGCAGGGCGACCTGAACGTGGACCGCAGCGCCGAGATCCGCAGCCAGATGTACCTCGACGTGCTCCAGGCCATCCCACAGCACCTGCTCGGCCTGGGGCAGGCGGCGTCGCAGGTGTACACCGCCTACGACCTGAAGTACCCGCACAACCTCTTCCTGGAGGTGCAGCTCGAGGGCGGCGTGGCCGTCACGGCGCTGCTGGTGCTGGCCATCGCGGTCGCGTACCGCACCAGCCGCCGGGCGGTGGGCGGCACCCAGGTGCTGGTGCCCGTCACGCTCACGTACTTCCTGGTGAACAGCCAGTTCAGCGGGGACATCTCCAGTAACCGCTTCGTCCTGCTGATGCTGGCCATTGCCGCCGTCAGCCACGCCGCGCCCGCCATGCGCGGCGCCCTGAGCAAGGAGGCCATATGAGCCCCAGCCCACAGCGCGTGTGTTCCGTGACCCACCTGGACGTCAGCGCGGTCAACGGCCCCACCAAGCACATGCTCGGCATCGCCACCGGGTTCTCGCGGCTGGACGTGGACGTCGAGCTGCTCGCCAGCGCGTCCGGCCGCCGCCCCGACTTCGGCGGCACCCTCACGGCCCTGGCGGACGCGCAGCCGCGCACGCCGGCCGACCACCTGCGCTACCAGCTGCGCGTGCTGACCCACCTGTGGCGCCGCCGCGGGCAGTACGACTGGATCTACGTGAGGGCCGGGTCGTTCATGCTCTCTCCCCTGTACGCGTGGCTGGCGCGGGCGCCGGTCGCCACGGAGATCAACGGCCTGCCGTACCTGGAGGGCCGCTTCCCGAAAGCGCTGGAGCAGCTGATCCGGCGCCTGTTCGCGTGGCAGGTGCGCCGCGCGGCCCTGTGCGCGGTCGTGTCCGCCGAGCTGCGACAGCTCGTGACGGCGCTGGGCCAGCCCCGCGTCCTCCAGGTGATCAACGGGGTGGGCGACGACGACCTGCCGCCCACCCCGACGCGGCGCCCGGCACCCAGCGGTCCGCACCGCCTGGTGTTCATCGGCGCGCTGCACGCGTGGCAGGGCGTGGACCTGGCCATCGAGGCCGTGCATCTGGCCACGCAGCGCGGCGCGGCGGTGCACCTGAAGGTCCTGGGCGACGGCCCGGAACGCGCGGCATTGCAGGCGCGGGTCGAGGACCTGGGGCTGGGGGAGCACGTCGAGCTGTGCGGCCACGTCGGCCGGGCCGAGGTGCACGCCGCACTGCGTGACGCGCACGTGGCGCTGGCGCCCTTCGTGCCGAACGAACGCAACCTGATGGTCGGGTTCTCTCCGCTGAAGATCTACGAATACCTGGCCTTCGACCTGCCGGTCATCACGACGCCGCTGTTCAAGGACCCCGAACTCATGGACGTGCTGGGCGACTTCGTGACGATCGTACCCGCCACCAGCGAAGCGCTCGCGCAGGCGATCGAGGAGCGAGCCGCCCGGCCGCTCCCGGCGCCCCTGGCCCGGGACTGGATCGCCACCCACCGCACATGGGACCGGGCCGCGCTGCACACCGCCGCCGCCATGCAGCTCACCCCCCCCACCCGCGAGGTGTCCGCATGACCACGACCGTTCCGCCTGTCCTGAGTGTCGTCATCGGTGTGCGCAACGGCCGGCAGCACATCACGGGCTGCCTCGACCAGATCTACGACCAGGGTCTGCGCCCCGAGGAGTTCGAGGTGATCGTCGCCGACGGCCGCTCCAGCGACGGCACCGTGGCCGAGATCGGCGCGTACGTGCGCGAACGCGGCATCACCAACCTGCGCGTGATCGACAACGAGCGGCTGACCCTGGCGGCGGCGTTCAACGAGGCCATCCCACACCTGCGCGGGCAGTTCATGGCGAAGGTGGACGCGCAGTCGCGCATTGGGCCGGGGTACTTCCGGGTGCTGATGGACGCGCTGGCCCGTCATCCCGGGGCGGCCGTGGCGGGCGGGCGCTTCGAACCCAGTGGAGACAGCACCGACAGCCGTTCGTGGGCACGGGTGTTCAACGACCCGTGGCTGGTCGGGCCGGCCCGCTACCGCTATGCCCAGGAGGAACAGTTCATCGACACCGTGTACCTGGGCGTGTACCGCACCGCCGTGATCCGGCAGGTCGGCGCCTTCGACGAGCGGCTGCTGCGTAGCGAGGACACCGACTACAACCACCGCATCCGCGCG
This is a stretch of genomic DNA from Deinococcus metalli. It encodes these proteins:
- a CDS encoding YciE/YciF ferroxidase family protein encodes the protein MTQLKNLQDLYLEQLKDLYSAETQLVEALPKMEQAATDPKLKDGFRTHLEQTRQHVSRLESVFADLGEQPGGHTCKAMKGLIAEGSEMIEQQAADAVKDAGLIACAQRVEHYEIAGYGTVARYAEVLGKSQHVETLRMTESEEKKTDALLTDLAGTINTSALNA
- a CDS encoding ATP-binding protein; the encoded protein is MSARPAVPPPPLVTLSEATDTPMLLIGRDGHVWHANAAAGRALVTDPQTLHGRPLHRVLPGLDLVEGAGVVPGPVSWTDPVGGASVNATVVQLDGWSAVTWRDSAYDTLLAATWASEARYRALTEATRQYVWTNSPEGEMRGEQPGWAALTGQSPAEYQGFGWSDRVHPDDRDHAVRAWNDAVARRDRYEVEQRVQVGDGTYRHFLVCGVPLLHDDGRIREWVGLHSDVTELRRAEQELRRWNEDLDRRVADSTRALREANAELDAFSYSVSHDLRAPVRHVLGFTQLLRRRAQDKLDPAEQTLLGRVETAAQHMGSLIDGLLSFAKLSQAPLKTAEVPLDQLVDEVRTALHPEHEDRDVEWQVAPLPAVRGDRQLLKFALINVLSNALKYTSTRNVARIEVGATQHDGAVTLWVRDNGVGFDERYADQLFRVFQRLHHADEFEGLGIGLATVARIVTRHGGRVWAEGAVDRGATFYLGLPGA
- a CDS encoding sugar transferase; this encodes MTVAMYVNHFHANPFGLLRDQLRFALGLTDAAGALVSSVVVGAVLQPADFTINTGLWCMSAGLAWTLTKAPAHIIPLEPYSRALRVPVLAAAVFTLLHVITGTPITLGFTCGLAALWSVCMMLARVFYRRQSPPLLVGVLPGAEASVVEHDLIRYVPLDRATDTSLNTIDALLLEPSRLPDRGWMEVMMHAQASGMHVWMPATLLEELRGRVSLEYLNSGQMTRRQFVAPYAPLKRILDVAAVALLSPLLLPIMAAVALVVLLDAGRPVLFWQTRVGQNGAPFRIAKFRTMRPDSERHGQVFATAGDARITRVGRFLRKFRLDELPQFWNVLRGEMSIIGPRPEQQAFVEQFNEKLHLYPVRHWVKPGITGWAQVTQGYAADADETYLKLRYDVYYIKHFSFWLDARIVARTLWTMATGFGAR
- a CDS encoding lipopolysaccharide biosynthesis protein — its product is MSHAVAHAGRALGRHARRPLTQAVLGTVLGQGLTLLATPLLARLYSPAAIGAYVAVLSLCLILASVASLKFDVAVQRAAPQDLPATVAAALGNTAAATAVATAAAWALRGPLHLEQLWWLVPGYCMVMAGQQVVTAVLLREQDHRAISSNRVAVAALIVAAQVGVGHAAPTAAGLIVADVVARALALGFALRQAGAHAGWRPAGLGSYARIFRQDRALVWFATPAALLNSAVVYALPVLLSVAYPASQVGYVTMTQKVLGLPLALVGQAVGQVFTAQLLRPSAEPGHAHRLFVRQLRVLGALAVLLVALIPVAPALFTALLGPAWAPAGQVYAALACGYAAQLLVNPVSQALNLYRGERTQLLWDGGRLLLIAAVFAGAAWMHAPLMHVLTAYTVVMTVSYVVLLRVIDRVLRGARP
- a CDS encoding O-antigen ligase family protein, yielding MTAEARPARTDLVVMYGLVIMQVLFYFDASALLPFMNDGVKNAVSIVLLAVVAVLSLLRAQSGSPLRFDLRLLPVLGFVLAYVVALVFTPYTDLPQFYAGKISKLLLISVPSILALNYVRWTPALAGRTFGFFNAMLLVVLADGSYQLLRGASYVSRDESFGIDPISLGRAAGFCTLYALVKMATTSDMRRRHAAMYVPALMFCGSVMFASGSRGPLIALAVAFFSSAVLIRTVRYRLRVLSFAALALLLGVVGVSYLLQNDVASTGRVLSFLQGDLNVDRSAEIRSQMYLDVLQAIPQHLLGLGQAASQVYTAYDLKYPHNLFLEVQLEGGVAVTALLVLAIAVAYRTSRRAVGGTQVLVPVTLTYFLVNSQFSGDISSNRFVLLMLAIAAVSHAAPAMRGALSKEAI
- a CDS encoding glycosyltransferase family 4 protein, translating into MSPSPQRVCSVTHLDVSAVNGPTKHMLGIATGFSRLDVDVELLASASGRRPDFGGTLTALADAQPRTPADHLRYQLRVLTHLWRRRGQYDWIYVRAGSFMLSPLYAWLARAPVATEINGLPYLEGRFPKALEQLIRRLFAWQVRRAALCAVVSAELRQLVTALGQPRVLQVINGVGDDDLPPTPTRRPAPSGPHRLVFIGALHAWQGVDLAIEAVHLATQRGAAVHLKVLGDGPERAALQARVEDLGLGEHVELCGHVGRAEVHAALRDAHVALAPFVPNERNLMVGFSPLKIYEYLAFDLPVITTPLFKDPELMDVLGDFVTIVPATSEALAQAIEERAARPLPAPLARDWIATHRTWDRAALHTAAAMQLTPPTREVSA
- a CDS encoding glycosyltransferase produces the protein MTTTVPPVLSVVIGVRNGRQHITGCLDQIYDQGLRPEEFEVIVADGRSSDGTVAEIGAYVRERGITNLRVIDNERLTLAAAFNEAIPHLRGQFMAKVDAQSRIGPGYFRVLMDALARHPGAAVAGGRFEPSGDSTDSRSWARVFNDPWLVGPARYRYAQEEQFIDTVYLGVYRTAVIRQVGAFDERLLRSEDTDYNHRIRALGHTIVLVPQAAATYFVRRSYHDAFKQFHGYAYYRYAFIRKHGMPLTIRQKAPLAGFAALLALAVTAPWSWPALLGAVLGYCAVFLWRASLKRGGEGAPLLKVFLVYLVVHAAYLAGNVHYVVASLLRGRRVTSV